CATCCAACACATTCTCATGTTCAGGGCTTTGGGTGACAGAGTCTCAGGGGTGAGGTTCCCTCTTCACTCACTCTTCGTCAAAGATTAGTATTAGACACTGCCTGATGCTTAAACAGATTTATTGAAAACACTCTATAAAACAATAACTACAAAACCATGTTGGTGTTTCAGACACTTTACATTCATTCAACTTAATGACTGAGAGGGCCTCTGTCCTTCTAAATACAATATAAAAGAGGGAAGAAACTCCCCAAATTCTTACTCATCGTGAGTCTATCACAGTCAATCAGTTGCATGACTTCCTGACTGTGAAGTGCAAAAGATACCAACAGGCTCCCACTCTTAGTCTGTAAAAGCACTGCTTAAAAACCTGCTTACGCATCAGATAGTATCTAAGACTCATTTTGGTGCAGACTGAACCAAGAGGGAATCATTGCCTAAGAACTCTGCAACCTAAAGACGGAAACACAACAATACCAAATTCCAAAATAAGTAATTTCAACTTAAATGAAAGGTAAATTTGTTGCATCAAagtacaacaacaacaaaaaacttaaaCAAGGtatgcaaagaagcagaaaaattcaACTCATGGTAACTAAAGTATAAATTTGTAGAAACATACCCAAAGTAACACATATACTGAAGTTAGTAGACCAAGATAATAATTCAACAAACAATATATCCCATTTATTTAAGGGAAAAGGGCAAGAAATAGTATCCTGACAAGAGACACAAAAAAGATCAAAAATCCAAATCTGATTTCAGACCTGAAAATGCCATGCctgaaataagataaaatacagggAATGGAAGTAAAAGAAGATTAGACAGAGAAGAAAAACCATAACTGAATTTTTAGgaataacaaaagaaatgcaaaaagaaaatggaagaaaaaaaatgaacagaacattACTGAGCCATGACTCAACTTCAGGTGGTCTAATACATGGATGATTAGACTTCAAAAGAAGGAAGGggtcagaaaatatatttgagtaAATTATGgccttttttccccaaaatttgttaaaattagaAACCTAAAGATTCGAGAATCTCAAAGAATTCCATGCAGAAAAAGCAGGCAAACTTGTCGAAGGTACACGATGTTCATATTGCTTAAAACCAGTGATGAAGACAAAATCTTAAAGAAAGTCtgtcagagagaagaaaaagaagacattctAAGGAATGAAAGTAAGAATCACAACAGACTTTTGATCACAACCTTGTAAATCAATGGATAGTGGAGTAACACCTTTAAATTACTGTAAGAAAAATTTCTTTCAACCTGGATTTCTATACCCAGTGTAAATATCCTTCAacaattaagaagaaataaacatttttagatATACAAATGTGAAAATTATAGTAACTAGTGAATATAGAATATTCAAAGTTTGATGACACAGATTAAGACTTGCTTTTCTTTGCATCCAGTGTCAACAGGTTCAAAAAATGTGATGTGATTAAATCTGAATCAGTGAAATTTTATGTTACTTGGTTATGTTAAAACtgcaaatttgaaagaaatgtAAAGAATAGAGTAGACTAGTGCCCTCAAGAAGCCTTGTGACTAGAGTACCAAAAGCAGGTGTAGCTTTAACATCatgaatcatattttatttttaacagtttaaaaTTGCTTGCTTGAATACTTTGCAGGTTGCAAAGAATTCTTTCTTATCTATTTCCAGGCAAAAGATATTTTGTAACTTTAAGCCATTATTTTTGTTGAGTAATGATATAAAATAGAAGCAAATACATTCACATAGATGCACTTTTCGTAGTCTCAGAGAACAGCCACATTATTGTGAATTAAATTACCATGTGGGCAATAAACAGCAAGATaataaaatgaagttatttcTACATTAGTAGAAAGTTAAAAGGTTTTTCTAGATTCAGCTGAACCCTGATCTAGCAAATCACATGACATGACAAAGTTTCTCTCAATCCTTTTCTTGGTGCTGCTGCCTCAATGCAGGTCCAATTTGAACAGCTTTTCCACTTATAGTCACAAGACGGCCACGAACAGTTTCTCTCAGGCAAGGGCAGGTGAATCCGTGAAAGGCATAATCACCTGATGCTTCAGAGATGGTGGGCTGATTACAAAAGCCAGAAAAGGCCACTTCACTCACTAAGACTCAAGAAGCACCAGTGTGACTGTACTTCAAAATTCGTGGTTAACTAGAGAATTCCATCAGGCgagtattagaaatgaaaaatgggacAAATTAGAGAAGGGAAAATTTCAGTTTATTAAAGAGGGATACCTGGAGTTTGTCCCTAAATACACGAGTTGAGAATTTTAATGGATCAATTCTAGGTAAATAAGATGAGCCACATCACCactaagaggaagagaaaaaataggCTACATGGAGGGGATTTGTGAAAAGATCTTGCTAGGTGCTTACAAAGCTGTATGAGCCCAACATGGCTGGAGAAAATTGctcaatttaagaaaattgattaatttatgttgtgtatatttttctttctttccctttatttctccaaaatttcCTTTATAACTTCAACATCAAGAATTAAAAAGATGTTGTATggtgaaaataataatgataaaaatatggCACAGGACAGACTAAAATGTTTTACAGTATATTCTGGGTGCCTGGGCATAATGGCTCAGGTACAGGAATCAAATGGAGGTGAATCCAAAGGAtattagaaaattcaaaaggaagaaatacagacTTTCTATACAGCTATCTCATCTTAACCATGTATTTTCtccacaaaaaaattgaaaacattacaTAAAGGATTACATGTAAAgttaaaataaccctatcaaatATCTCATGGTAGCAAACCTGAGAAAAGGTCACAAAACTAAAATATTAGGCATCTcacatttttaacattaaaagCATGTTTATACAAATATTTCTCCAACTATGAAGTCATTCACCAAAGTCCAAATATATAGTGACGGGACCCAGCACACTTACCCTGATTTGGGGCAAATTTGACAATATATACTAATTAATAACTTAACTAACTTGAATTGCTGGTCTAAGTTTTTGGGACTATATAACTGTTAATAAAACCactaaaaatattgaataacatATTAATATTctggcaatattttattttatgacctCAGTGGaaagtatattaatttttttgcattatttattaaactataaagggatatttTTGGTGAACTTTACAATATATGTTATGCcagataatttaaattaaaaatcagtattttcattatataccATATTACAGTAAATTATTCAGATTCAAAATTATCGATCTATAACTTTAAAAAGATCTgtaaccattttattttttcatagacagtatttccaaataaagaatCTTCACAATTTTCAATAATGAAAATTTGTGCTTGCTTctgaaaaacatattttacagGCTTTGTGTATTTAAACACTGACTGctcaaaaattattaatattgtaCACACAACATTTTTACCCTCACCAACTCTAAGAAATACTGAATGCAAAAGTAAGTAAcaatcattcaaaatatttttgaaaactaccccaaaagtaaaaatggaaatCACATTTGAATAATGCAAAGCTCTCTTCTTTTGTTGAAAATTCAATGTTGAACGACTTTAAAccaaatttcactttttaatttcaagtgtttcaaaataacaaagaaaCCCAAATTTGCACAAACTGCGTCCAATATTAGACAAGTAACATTGGAACTAGTTTAGATGCCACTAGAATGACACAACAGCTGGAAACAGGGAGAAGTGCCTGATATGGGGGAGACTGAGATTGGGGCTGCTGCCTGGAGCAGGGACCACCAGGATCCCCAGCCTGGCCCCCATCACTAAGACTGCAGCACCTGAGGCTGCACACTGTGCTCCTGGGGCACCTCAGCAGCTCCAAGGACATTTGTCCACCTTGGTGCTGCTCCTTTTGGATTTGGCTTGATAGCTGGAGTTCAGATGCTGGAGAAGCTCTGTGGTTTGGTTGTTGAATGAGACACTGAGTGTGTTATTTATTCATTGTCCTTCCTGCCTTCCAAAGACATTGTGTGCTGACGTATCAGAGCCTCTCCCATCTTGACTTCCCAGAAGCCCTATTATGGGCTATGATCTTCCAGACCATATGGCTAAACCTCCAGCTGTACCTGGGCAAAACCAATTGGCTCAGGAACAAAGTTAAATAATGTTAGattttatgtaaaaaatattttacatgccCTTGACTTATGTTAATATGGGGATGAAGGTAAGCAAAACCAATTTTTTCCAGGTTAAAGGTTTTATGGTATATCTATGATATAACAAGAGAATAAGAAAGATGTATATGACAATATCCAAGGCTTGAAGAAATTCACCAACTCACAGATACAAAACTTCTAAGCATTCAATAGCTATAAATAagcttatatattttaaatgtttatatctggttttcttcttatactaaatataataaaaactaggttagatgttaaataattttagttataaatactataaaatgtgattttaatttaaaaattaaaataattagacTTACTAGGTAAATTCAAGAATCTAAAGTCCAACTAGTGAAATAAGCCTGTTGACATCAGATCAACTAGTGAAATAACCATGTTGACAACAGATTCAGGCTGTTTGCTGAATCACAATCCACCAGGGAGTGCTAGAGAATATGATAAAGTACTGAAATTACAAGTGCACTATATATGTTTCACATATTTTCGGCTAAGTACCAAGAATTTAGACTTTGATGATATATGccttattttatgtctttttcactTTGTGAAATACAAAACTATGTGCTTTACAGCAAAATTCAAACCAAACAATTTTAAGCTATTTAACCAGCCAATTTAATACATTTAGGCAAAGAAGGATAGAAGTAGATACTACATGTCCAAATTCTTCTTgggaaatacaatttttaaaaattgtgatggTGCAACAAATACATGTAAATATCTAATCCTTTGCTTTGATAGTATTAACAGTAATGAGATTTAGTAATGTGTTTAACATGCATTATTATATTTTCACTGGAAAGTGAGGAAAGACATTAGAGTGAAAATTCTTCAACAAGGACTTCAGGAGGAAAGTAGAAGAGATGCAAAAGAAGAATAGGAAGAAGATGATTAGGAGcagcaggaagagaagaaaaagacacagCAATGGAAGCAGGGACTAAGGCAGCACCACTGGTTCTGCTCTATTTGTTATTCTCTGCAGGGTTTTCTTCAGAGCAAGTTTGACATCCCAGTTCCTCAGGCTATAGATGAGGGGGTTCAGCATGGGCACCACATGGGTATAAAGCACTGAGAAAAATTTCTCCTGTTCCAAAGACCCAGGAGATGATGGCTTGACATGAGTGAGCAGCCCAGACCCATAGAAAAGGCCAACAGTTATTAAGTGGGAGCCACAGGTGCTGAAGGCTTTGGACCAGCCCTTAGCTGATGGTGTGTGAAGGATACTGAAAAGAATCAGAGCATAAGAGAAACAGATAATGAGACTACAAAATATGATAACTGTGCCTGCAATAATTGAAGCCACAAGCTCATTTGCATAGGTGCTGCTACAGGAGAGCTGGATAAGGGGGAAGACATCACACATGTAGTGGTTGATGACATTTGAATCACAAAATGTCAGCCTCATCATGCACCCTGTGTGAGCGATCGCACCAGCAAACCCCATTACATATGAAGC
This genomic stretch from Choloepus didactylus isolate mChoDid1 chromosome 6, mChoDid1.pri, whole genome shotgun sequence harbors:
- the LOC119537741 gene encoding olfactory receptor 143-like; protein product: MAVENVSSVTEFILVGLTDQPDLQLLLLFLFLVNYVVTVVGNLILINLICLNAHLHTPMYFFLFNVSFIDLCYSFVFTPKMLMSFNSERNIISFAGCMAQLFFFCFFVSSEGHVLTAMAYDRYVAICKPLLYTITMTPQVCSLLMSASYVMGFAGAIAHTGCMMRLTFCDSNVINHYMCDVFPLIQLSCSSTYANELVASIIAGTVIIFCSLIICFSYALILFSILHTPSAKGWSKAFSTCGSHLITVGLFYGSGLLTHVKPSSPGSLEQEKFFSVLYTHVVPMLNPLIYSLRNWDVKLALKKTLQRITNRAEPVVLP